Proteins encoded by one window of Rutidosis leptorrhynchoides isolate AG116_Rl617_1_P2 chromosome 7, CSIRO_AGI_Rlap_v1, whole genome shotgun sequence:
- the LOC139859045 gene encoding RING-H2 finger protein ATL46-like, whose translation MGRILSENSQENGPSEITISPVLLWFIVSVAAIFFIFGILHVFLKLFTENQSYHPSTSQSNRDSELSRPQSLGRQLQQLFRQQDSGLDQATIDRLPVFEYKQITSLKFPFDCAVCLCEFLPHDQLRLIPICRHALHTQCIDTWLLSNSTCSLCRVNVGIESPSCNGPSENAINVTTNSADRVFSVRLGKFKSFNEGERSNAAGEIGSRCYLDARRCFSMGSFQYVVDNNIDLQVALSNTSSSSIKENVECEDNNNNNKDERKIKYESFSVSKIWLWSKKTRFQSSLSEAEVGCVSSSQNTVLATL comes from the coding sequence ATGGGTAGAATTCTCAGTGAAAACAGTCAAGAAAATGGCCCATCTGAGATCACAATTAGTCCAGTTCTTCTTTGGTTCATAGTCTCTGTAGCTGCCATTTTTTTCATATTTGGAATCCTTCATGTTTTCCTTAAATTATTTACAGAAAATCAATCTTATCATCCATCAACCTCTCAATCCAACCGAGACAGTGAACTATCTCGACCTCAGTCTCTCGGAAGACAACTTCAACAGCTTTTTCGTCAACAAGATTCGGGTTTGGACCAGGCCACAATCGATAGGTTACCTGTTTTCGAATACAAACAAATCACAAGTTTAAAATTTCCATTTGATTGTGCTGTGTGTTTGTGTGAGTTTTTACCGCATGATCAGCTTAGATTGATTCCAATTTGCAGACATGCTCTTCACACTCAATGTATAGACACATGGCTTTTATCAAATTCTACATGTTCACTTTGTCGGGTCAATGTCGGCATTGAGAGCCCGTCATGTAACGGGCCAAGTGAAAACGCGATAAATGTCACGACAAATAGCGCCGATAGGGTGTTTTCTGTGAGGTTAGGGAAGTTTAAGAGCTTTAACGAGGGAGAAAGATCGAATGCGGCAGGGGAGATCGGTAGTAGGTGTTACTTGGATGCAAGGAGATGCTTTTCAATGGGCTCATTTCAGTATGTGGTTGATAATAATATAGATTTGCAAGTAGCATTGTCTAAcactagtagtagtagtattaaagAAAATGTGGAAtgtgaagataataataataataataaggatgaaaGGAAGATTAAATATGAGAGTTTTTCTGTTTCCAAGATTTGGTTGTGGTCCAAGAAAACCAGATTTCAATCTTCTTTATCAGAAGCTGAAGTTGGTTGTGTTTCTTCTTCTCAAAACACTGTACTTGCTACCTTGTGA